In Candidatus Terasakiella magnetica, the following are encoded in one genomic region:
- the dnaJ gene encoding molecular chaperone DnaJ has protein sequence MAKQDYYETLGVDREVDDKALKSAFRKLAMQYHPDRNPDNADAESKFKEINEAYEILKDAEKRAAYDRYGHAAFEQGGPGGGGGGFGGGGFSGFGDIFEEMFGDMMGGGRGQSSGRGADLRYNMEISLEDAYNGKKATIEVPTSVNCDSCEGTGSEGGKPPSMCPSCHGRGKVRAQQGFFTIERTCPTCHGAGSVISDPCGVCGGTGRERKSKNLSVSVPAGVEDGTRIRLTGEGEAGLRGAPSGDLYIFLSVAPHRIFQREGANIFCEVPIPMTTAALGGEIEVPTVDGGRARIKIPEGTQGGNQFRLRSKGMSVMRSAARGDMFVEVSVETPVKLTKEQKDILKQFEAAGGGNVEKHSPETQGFFSKVKDFFEDLTE, from the coding sequence ATGGCAAAACAAGATTACTACGAAACGCTTGGCGTTGATCGCGAAGTCGATGATAAAGCGCTTAAAAGTGCGTTCCGTAAACTTGCCATGCAATATCACCCGGATCGCAATCCGGACAATGCCGATGCTGAAAGCAAGTTCAAGGAAATCAATGAGGCCTATGAAATCCTCAAAGATGCCGAAAAACGCGCAGCTTACGATCGTTACGGTCACGCAGCGTTTGAACAAGGCGGTCCTGGTGGCGGTGGCGGCGGCTTTGGCGGCGGTGGCTTCTCCGGCTTTGGTGATATTTTCGAGGAAATGTTTGGCGACATGATGGGTGGCGGGCGAGGCCAGTCTTCCGGTCGCGGTGCAGATTTGCGCTATAACATGGAAATCAGCCTTGAAGATGCCTATAACGGCAAAAAAGCTACCATCGAAGTGCCAACTTCAGTCAATTGTGATTCTTGTGAAGGTACGGGTTCTGAAGGCGGCAAACCGCCAAGCATGTGCCCAAGCTGTCATGGTCGCGGCAAAGTGCGTGCCCAACAAGGTTTCTTCACCATTGAGCGGACCTGCCCAACGTGTCACGGTGCGGGATCAGTCATTTCAGATCCGTGTGGTGTTTGTGGCGGTACAGGGCGTGAGCGTAAATCCAAAAACTTGTCTGTTTCCGTACCTGCAGGTGTGGAAGATGGCACACGCATTCGCCTAACCGGTGAAGGTGAAGCCGGATTGCGCGGTGCGCCAAGTGGTGATCTCTACATCTTCTTATCTGTGGCTCCCCATCGCATTTTCCAACGCGAAGGTGCCAATATTTTCTGTGAAGTGCCCATCCCCATGACCACAGCCGCCCTTGGTGGTGAGATTGAGGTCCCGACCGTTGATGGCGGGCGTGCACGCATTAAAATCCCTGAAGGGACACAAGGCGGTAATCAATTCCGTCTGCGTTCCAAAGGCATGAGCGTCATGCGCTCAGCGGCGCGCGGGGACATGTTTGTAGAAGTCTCGGTTGAAACGCCAGTGAAACTGACCAAGGAACAAAAAGATATCCTGAAACAGTTTGAAGCAGCCGGTGGCGGCAATGTTGAAAAACACAGCCCCGAAACCCAAGGTTTCTTCAGCAAAGTCAAAGACTTCTTTGAAGACCTGACAGAGTAA
- the dnaK gene encoding molecular chaperone DnaK — translation MSKVIGIDLGTTNSCVSIMDGGDSRVIENAEGTRTTPSMVAFTDSGERLSGQPAKRQAVTNPESTLFAIKRLIGRRFDDPLTKKDQELVPYKIVKADNGDAWVEANDKSYSPSEISAFILQKMKETAEAFAGEEISQAVVTVPAYFNDSQRQATKDAGKIAGLDVLRIINEPTAAALAYGMDKKETGTIVVYDLGGGTFDVSILEIGDGVFEVKSTNGDTFLGGEDFDMAIIDYLADEFKKDQGIDLRGDRMALQRLKEAGEKAKIELSSSMETEVNLPFITADQSGPKHLNVKMSRAKLESLVADLIKRTVKPCQAALKDAGLKASEIDDVILVGGMTRMPKVVEQVKEIFGREPNKGVNPDEVVAMGAAIQGGVLKGDVKDVLLLDVTPLSLGIETLGGVFTRLIDRNTTIPTRKSQVFSTAEDNQSAVTIRVFQGEREMAADNKMLGQFDLVGVPPAPRGVPQIEVTFDIDANGLVNVSAKDKATGKEQQISIKASGGLDDSEIDQMVKDAESHAEDDAKRKETAEARNQAESLIHTTEKNLTEHGEALGEEEKGEIETALNDLKSAIEGDDIDPEDVKAKTETLMNASMKLGEAMYKAQQEAAGPEGEAAGAGADEAPADDGVVDADFEEVDPDKKDK, via the coding sequence ATGAGTAAAGTAATCGGTATTGACCTTGGTACAACCAACTCCTGTGTATCCATCATGGACGGCGGCGACAGCCGCGTGATTGAAAACGCCGAAGGGACACGTACAACCCCTTCTATGGTTGCCTTTACAGATTCTGGCGAGCGCCTGTCCGGCCAGCCTGCCAAACGCCAAGCGGTCACAAACCCAGAAAGCACCCTGTTTGCAATTAAGCGTCTGATCGGTCGCCGTTTTGACGATCCGCTAACAAAGAAAGATCAGGAACTGGTTCCTTACAAAATCGTCAAAGCAGACAATGGCGATGCGTGGGTAGAAGCCAACGACAAATCTTACAGCCCTTCTGAAATTTCAGCCTTCATCCTGCAAAAAATGAAAGAAACAGCTGAAGCCTTCGCAGGTGAAGAAATCAGCCAAGCAGTTGTAACTGTTCCGGCTTACTTCAACGACAGCCAGCGCCAAGCAACAAAAGATGCCGGTAAAATTGCCGGTCTTGATGTTCTGCGTATCATCAACGAGCCAACAGCTGCCGCCCTTGCTTATGGCATGGACAAAAAAGAAACAGGCACAATCGTCGTTTATGATTTGGGTGGCGGTACGTTTGACGTTTCCATCCTTGAAATCGGCGACGGTGTCTTTGAAGTAAAATCCACGAATGGTGACACATTCCTTGGTGGTGAAGATTTCGATATGGCCATCATCGACTATTTGGCTGACGAATTCAAAAAAGACCAAGGCATTGACCTTCGCGGTGACCGCATGGCCCTGCAACGTCTGAAAGAAGCGGGCGAGAAAGCTAAAATCGAACTTTCTTCAAGCATGGAAACAGAAGTTAACCTGCCGTTTATCACGGCTGACCAATCCGGCCCAAAACACTTAAACGTGAAAATGAGCCGTGCCAAACTGGAAAGCCTTGTTGCTGACTTGATCAAACGCACAGTGAAGCCCTGCCAAGCCGCTCTTAAGGATGCCGGCCTGAAAGCTTCTGAAATCGACGATGTTATTTTGGTGGGTGGTATGACCCGTATGCCAAAAGTTGTTGAGCAAGTTAAAGAAATCTTTGGTCGTGAGCCAAACAAAGGCGTGAACCCGGATGAAGTTGTCGCCATGGGTGCTGCCATCCAAGGTGGCGTACTAAAAGGTGACGTTAAAGACGTTCTGTTGTTGGACGTAACACCACTTTCATTGGGTATTGAAACATTGGGCGGTGTCTTCACACGCTTGATCGATCGCAACACAACAATCCCAACACGCAAAAGCCAAGTCTTCTCAACAGCTGAAGACAACCAGTCTGCTGTGACCATCCGCGTTTTCCAAGGTGAGCGTGAAATGGCAGCAGACAACAAAATGTTGGGTCAATTTGACCTTGTTGGCGTGCCACCCGCACCGCGCGGTGTGCCACAGATCGAAGTAACCTTCGATATTGATGCCAACGGTCTGGTTAATGTATCTGCAAAAGATAAAGCCACAGGTAAAGAGCAGCAAATCTCCATTAAAGCTTCTGGCGGTCTGGATGATTCTGAGATCGACCAAATGGTAAAAGATGCAGAAAGCCATGCTGAAGACGATGCAAAACGCAAAGAAACAGCAGAAGCGCGCAACCAAGCTGAAAGCCTGATCCACACCACAGAGAAAAACCTCACTGAACATGGTGAAGCTTTGGGTGAAGAAGAAAAAGGCGAAATTGAAACGGCCCTTAACGACCTGAAATCAGCTATCGAAGGCGACGACATCGATCCAGAAGATGTAAAAGCCAAAACAGAAACGCTGATGAATGCTTCCATGAAACTGGGCGAAGCCATGTATAAGGCACAGCAAGAAGCCGCTGGTCCTGAAGGTGAAGCTGCTGGTGCGGGCGCTGATGAAGCTCCGGCTGATGACGGCGTTGTGGATGCAGACTTCGAAGAAGTCGATCCTGACAAAAAAGACAAGTAA
- a CDS encoding sensor domain-containing diguanylate cyclase, with protein MASPSDISPSHALFASIVQNSDALMCLCDHEGNFIYTNPAFEKKLSLPEQTQTSFDEFFTSTPWAKICQPGNWQGEATTKDGLWFRTTLSIAANPNTDEVQYVLILQDITEQKEQEKSHYFDQQKLKSILDNIPAYVFSKDKEGKYTYVNKMLSMLLALQTDDILGKTDFDLFTQEAAQNFAKNDKAVFTKGKTIRALEDGGIDEYGIERSYLSVKCPLENEQGEIDEMLGMSVDISEQQRLEKALWESQEKLNSILDNLKARVYIKDRDLKYTYANEELCQTLQKDRSSIIGKDDYDLFEPETAIGFRTTDQEVFKNQRKVSRMETSLEPESKKKRYFLSVKVPLLNAEGHAHSLLGISTDITEQKRLEKRLLRNEKQLTTILDNLKAHVYIKDVSSTYTYVNANMCEYLGKEADEIIGKTDVEIFGKKVSDRFRKSDRDVFDYGEQSSSIEKSRHFQTGERCYFLSIKAPLVNDLGNPYALIGISTDVTEQKRLENELRTLASTDVLTGINNRRFFLELCEKEIERAQRYSKKLSLIMLDVDHFKRINDTYGHAVGDEAIRAMTGLCRKCLRNTDIMGRIGGEEFAILLPETDKKGAIHIAERIRQSTQDYAFDIGEENPVSFTASFGLTSLEDGDKTPDDMLKRADIALYDAKTLGRNRVSEST; from the coding sequence TTGGCATCCCCATCTGATATCAGCCCCTCTCATGCTCTATTTGCATCCATCGTGCAAAATAGTGATGCGTTGATGTGCCTGTGTGATCATGAGGGTAACTTTATTTATACAAACCCGGCCTTTGAAAAAAAACTCTCTCTACCAGAGCAAACACAAACCAGCTTTGATGAGTTTTTTACCTCCACACCTTGGGCAAAAATATGCCAACCGGGCAACTGGCAGGGTGAAGCCACCACAAAAGACGGACTGTGGTTTCGCACAACCCTCTCAATCGCTGCGAATCCAAATACGGATGAAGTGCAATATGTGCTGATCTTACAAGATATTACTGAGCAAAAAGAACAAGAAAAAAGCCACTATTTCGACCAGCAAAAACTCAAAAGCATTTTAGATAATATTCCCGCCTATGTATTTTCCAAAGATAAAGAGGGCAAATATACTTACGTCAATAAAATGCTCTCCATGCTGCTGGCTTTACAAACAGATGATATTCTTGGAAAAACGGACTTTGACCTCTTCACCCAAGAAGCTGCTCAAAATTTTGCTAAAAATGATAAAGCCGTTTTCACCAAAGGCAAAACAATCCGCGCCCTTGAAGATGGCGGCATAGATGAATATGGGATCGAGCGCAGTTATCTGTCAGTCAAATGTCCTTTAGAAAACGAACAGGGCGAAATTGACGAAATGCTCGGTATGTCCGTTGACATTTCGGAGCAGCAACGACTTGAAAAAGCCTTATGGGAAAGTCAGGAAAAGCTCAACAGTATCCTCGATAACCTAAAAGCCCGTGTCTATATCAAAGACCGTGATCTGAAATACACTTACGCCAATGAAGAGCTTTGCCAGACCCTGCAAAAAGACCGCAGTTCTATCATTGGTAAAGACGATTATGACCTGTTTGAGCCTGAAACCGCCATTGGCTTTCGCACAACTGACCAAGAAGTCTTTAAAAACCAGCGCAAAGTCTCGCGCATGGAAACCTCTCTTGAGCCAGAAAGTAAGAAAAAACGCTATTTCCTTTCTGTAAAAGTGCCTTTGCTCAATGCAGAAGGTCATGCCCATTCCCTGCTCGGCATTTCAACCGATATTACCGAGCAAAAGCGCCTTGAAAAACGCCTTCTGCGCAATGAAAAACAGCTCACCACCATTCTGGATAACCTCAAAGCCCACGTCTATATCAAGGATGTCAGCTCGACCTATACATATGTAAATGCCAATATGTGTGAGTATCTGGGTAAAGAAGCCGATGAGATTATCGGCAAAACCGATGTGGAAATTTTTGGCAAAAAAGTCAGTGATCGCTTTAGAAAAAGTGACCGCGATGTGTTTGATTATGGTGAACAATCTTCCAGCATTGAGAAATCACGCCATTTCCAAACAGGCGAGAGATGCTATTTCCTCTCCATCAAAGCGCCTTTGGTCAATGATCTGGGCAATCCATACGCTTTAATCGGTATCTCAACAGACGTTACAGAACAGAAACGACTTGAAAATGAGTTACGCACGCTGGCGTCAACCGATGTGCTGACGGGCATTAACAACAGGCGTTTCTTCCTTGAGCTTTGTGAAAAAGAGATCGAGCGCGCCCAACGCTATAGTAAAAAACTATCCCTCATCATGCTCGATGTGGATCATTTTAAACGTATTAATGACACCTATGGCCATGCGGTTGGTGATGAAGCCATTCGCGCCATGACCGGACTATGTCGCAAATGTTTGCGCAATACCGATATTATGGGGCGCATTGGCGGTGAAGAATTTGCCATTTTACTCCCTGAAACCGATAAAAAAGGCGCCATCCATATTGCGGAGCGCATTCGCCAATCCACCCAAGATTATGCCTTTGATATTGGGGAAGAAAACCCGGTTTCCTTTACCGCCAGTTTTGGGCTGACCAGCCTTGAAGACGGCGATAAAACCCCAGATGATATGCTTAAACGCGCCGATATTGCCCTATATGATGCCAAAACACTGGGTCGAAACCGTGTAAGTGAGAGTACGTAA
- a CDS encoding bacteriohemerythrin has protein sequence MQIKEWPTEFELGIAPIDDDHRMLFRTIQQLGRNIEDQRDSNIIAATIASLILYVDEHFEREERFLLRAGYPDFDAHKQIHDEFRDAILSLRDFHQTYPDDVDADKIVSFLEVWLLDHIAKVDKAYEPYLTGEKQGDPKIRQRMKYEEKTTKTVQLSCPADKEDYVKHFISLISEGSREGILIEVAVESVTIKQLARRESKAKKLFGR, from the coding sequence ATGCAAATTAAGGAATGGCCGACGGAGTTCGAGCTCGGGATTGCGCCTATCGATGATGATCATCGTATGTTGTTTCGCACAATCCAGCAGCTTGGCCGCAATATCGAGGATCAACGTGACAGCAATATTATTGCCGCCACGATTGCTTCTCTGATTCTTTATGTCGATGAACATTTTGAGCGTGAAGAACGTTTTTTACTGCGCGCTGGTTATCCTGATTTTGATGCCCATAAACAAATCCATGATGAATTTCGCGATGCGATTCTATCCTTGCGTGATTTTCACCAGACATACCCAGATGATGTGGATGCCGATAAGATCGTTTCTTTTTTGGAAGTCTGGTTACTTGACCATATTGCCAAGGTGGATAAAGCCTATGAGCCTTATTTAACCGGGGAAAAACAAGGTGATCCCAAAATCCGCCAGCGTATGAAATATGAAGAAAAAACCACAAAGACGGTTCAACTGTCGTGTCCGGCAGATAAGGAAGATTATGTGAAACATTTCATCAGTTTGATCAGCGAAGGCTCACGCGAAGGGATTCTCATTGAAGTAGCTGTTGAAAGCGTCACCATAAAACAGCTCGCGCGTCGTGAGTCTAAGGCAAAGAAATTGTTTGGTCGCTAA
- a CDS encoding globin-coupled sensor protein yields the protein MSDGNNKNDIEKRLEFLRIDSQAKKSMQGFFNQIEGELPSIVNEFYDHLEGFEETKVILKSHKPREELSKTQISHWESMFSGKYDDEYLNRARQIGRVHDVIGLEPRWYLGGYFLFLEKLIGSFLKKNGVKSAKVSDQIGAMLRSVCLDIDLAMMTYIESGELRKIRDQLLEMSDNVLREAGETISSVNDQTRLMQQNVENLSSAQDDLETQVHQADSSLSHTSQAIQTVAAATEELDASSQTIADQVQTSENIAQDAINQSLRSQETVVSLETTAHEISSVVSLVQNIASQTRLLALNATIEAARAGEAGKGFAVVASEVKNLASETEKAIDQVNAQSMQIQQATERAAKEIELTNQLIQQMGENVSTIAQSVEQQTHATSEISTSALSASDTTADVTTNMQDVSQRNEDAQQVARKVSNISQNVMRDVSGLSNAMTLLLRTSYAGNRRGTERVPMGMEGNLVQNGKSIPIVMADLGLGGVSLRLPDENTALSQGPAQLTLSQLGQFDCDVRNVTGIIVNVAFGRHTEESRHKVLSLVKATKENDKPYIDLVRSGAKRVEAAFEDALQKNKIIFEDFFDIDYQPVEGSNPRQLLTKFTAITDEYLPPIQEEIITLLPNIVFSAAVDRSAYLPTHNMVYSKDQSDDPVWNDANCRNRRIFADPAGLRAARNTLEVLVQAYDRVVGDQRVLLKEVDAPIYVRDRHWGNLRLAYKL from the coding sequence ATGAGTGATGGCAACAATAAGAATGATATTGAGAAACGTCTCGAATTTCTAAGAATTGATTCACAAGCAAAAAAATCAATGCAGGGTTTTTTCAATCAAATTGAAGGTGAGCTCCCTTCAATTGTGAATGAATTCTACGATCATCTTGAGGGGTTTGAAGAAACCAAAGTCATCCTTAAGTCTCATAAGCCGCGTGAAGAACTGAGTAAGACCCAGATTTCTCACTGGGAATCGATGTTTTCTGGCAAATATGATGATGAATATCTAAATCGCGCACGCCAAATCGGTCGGGTCCATGATGTGATTGGGCTGGAACCGCGTTGGTATTTAGGGGGATATTTCCTCTTTTTAGAAAAACTCATCGGGTCTTTTTTAAAGAAAAATGGGGTTAAATCGGCTAAAGTATCCGATCAAATCGGGGCGATGCTGCGTAGTGTTTGTCTTGATATTGATTTGGCAATGATGACCTATATTGAAAGTGGTGAGCTGCGTAAAATTCGCGATCAGCTTCTTGAAATGTCTGATAATGTTTTGCGCGAAGCGGGTGAAACCATCAGCAGTGTGAACGATCAGACGCGCCTGATGCAGCAAAATGTAGAAAATCTGTCTTCTGCACAAGATGATCTGGAAACACAGGTTCATCAGGCCGATTCGTCTTTAAGCCATACCTCCCAAGCCATTCAAACCGTGGCAGCCGCCACAGAAGAGCTTGATGCATCGTCTCAGACCATTGCTGATCAGGTGCAAACTTCTGAGAATATTGCCCAAGATGCGATTAATCAGTCTTTGCGTTCTCAAGAAACGGTTGTTTCACTGGAAACCACGGCGCATGAGATTTCCTCAGTGGTCTCACTGGTGCAAAATATTGCCTCTCAAACTCGCCTCTTGGCCTTGAACGCTACTATTGAGGCGGCGCGCGCAGGTGAAGCGGGTAAGGGGTTTGCGGTTGTGGCCTCGGAAGTGAAAAATCTCGCTTCAGAAACGGAAAAAGCCATTGATCAGGTCAATGCGCAATCCATGCAAATTCAACAAGCCACAGAACGTGCAGCCAAAGAAATTGAACTGACCAATCAGCTTATTCAGCAGATGGGGGAAAATGTTTCAACCATTGCCCAGTCGGTTGAACAACAGACCCATGCCACGTCTGAGATTAGTACCAGTGCGCTCAGTGCGTCAGATACAACGGCAGATGTGACAACAAATATGCAAGATGTTAGTCAGCGCAATGAAGATGCCCAGCAGGTAGCGCGCAAAGTGTCTAATATCTCACAAAATGTCATGCGCGATGTCTCGGGCCTCAGTAATGCCATGACCTTGCTGTTACGGACCTCTTATGCAGGTAACCGCCGCGGGACAGAACGTGTTCCCATGGGCATGGAAGGGAATTTGGTTCAAAATGGCAAGAGTATTCCGATTGTGATGGCGGATTTGGGCTTAGGTGGTGTGTCTTTGCGTTTACCTGACGAAAATACGGCCTTGTCACAAGGTCCGGCGCAATTGACCTTGTCCCAGCTTGGTCAGTTTGACTGTGACGTGCGTAATGTTACAGGTATTATCGTTAACGTGGCCTTTGGCCGCCATACCGAAGAAAGCCGTCATAAAGTCTTGTCTTTAGTGAAGGCGACGAAAGAAAATGATAAGCCATACATTGATTTGGTGCGCTCTGGGGCAAAACGTGTTGAAGCCGCCTTTGAAGATGCTTTGCAGAAAAACAAGATTATTTTTGAAGATTTCTTCGATATCGATTACCAGCCGGTGGAGGGCTCTAACCCGCGTCAATTGTTGACGAAATTTACAGCCATTACGGATGAATATCTGCCCCCGATTCAGGAAGAGATCATTACTTTATTGCCCAATATCGTCTTTAGCGCAGCGGTGGACCGCTCAGCTTATCTGCCGACCCATAATATGGTCTATTCCAAAGATCAAAGTGATGATCCGGTGTGGAATGATGCCAATTGTCGCAACCGTCGTATTTTTGCCGATCCGGCTGGTTTGCGCGCAGCACGCAATACGTTAGAGGTTTTGGTGCAGGCTTATGATCGTGTGGTGGGGGATCAACGGGTCTTGCTTAAAGAAGTTGATGCACCGATTTACGTGCGTGATCGTCACTGGGGCAACCTGCGACTCGCCTATAAACTCTAA
- a CDS encoding tRNA (cytidine(34)-2'-O)-methyltransferase produces the protein MRLALYQPDIPQNTGTLLRLAACMGIGVDIIEPCGFVLDDKRMRRAGMDYLHRVDLIRHNSWEAFLEDKKEKGGRIILLSTKAAHLYTEFTYRADDTLLLGRESQGVPAEVHDRADERLIIPMAEGMRSINVAISGAMVLGEGLRQTGGFPA, from the coding sequence GTGCGTTTGGCCTTATATCAACCTGATATTCCACAAAATACCGGAACTTTGCTGCGACTCGCTGCTTGTATGGGCATTGGGGTGGATATTATCGAGCCCTGTGGTTTTGTTCTGGATGACAAACGCATGCGTCGCGCCGGCATGGATTACCTCCATCGCGTTGATTTAATCCGGCATAATTCGTGGGAGGCTTTTCTTGAAGATAAAAAAGAAAAAGGCGGCCGGATTATTCTTCTTTCCACAAAAGCCGCCCATCTCTATACCGAATTTACCTATCGCGCTGATGACACCTTATTATTAGGGCGCGAAAGCCAAGGCGTCCCCGCTGAGGTCCATGACCGCGCCGATGAACGCCTGATCATCCCCATGGCTGAAGGCATGCGTTCCATCAATGTGGCAATTTCCGGGGCCATGGTCTTGGGTGAGGGTTTGCGCCAAACAGGTGGTTTCCCCGCTTAA
- the petA gene encoding ubiquinol-cytochrome c reductase iron-sulfur subunit, producing MADTATNVENKTESGESRRDFLLLATSAVGAAGVAGAIWPFVDSMNPSADVLALSTTEVDISQIEEGQSVTVVWRGKPVFVRHRTAAEIEQAAKDDSASLVDVQKDADRVQKPEWLILLGVCTHLGCVPLGQKPGDPKGEFGGWFCPCHGSHYDTSGRIRKGPAPLNLAVPPYAFLDDENVKIG from the coding sequence ATGGCTGATACGGCTACCAACGTAGAGAATAAGACGGAAAGCGGTGAATCCCGTCGCGACTTCCTGCTGCTGGCAACTTCTGCTGTCGGTGCTGCGGGTGTTGCAGGCGCGATCTGGCCTTTCGTTGACAGCATGAACCCATCTGCTGACGTTCTGGCGCTGTCTACCACTGAAGTAGACATCTCTCAGATCGAAGAAGGGCAAAGCGTCACTGTAGTATGGCGCGGGAAACCGGTATTTGTTCGTCACCGCACAGCGGCTGAGATTGAACAAGCTGCCAAAGACGATAGTGCATCACTTGTTGATGTACAAAAAGACGCTGATCGCGTTCAGAAACCAGAATGGCTAATCCTGTTGGGTGTTTGTACTCACCTGGGTTGTGTGCCTCTGGGTCAGAAGCCTGGCGATCCAAAAGGTGAATTCGGTGGCTGGTTCTGCCCATGTCACGGTTCACACTACGATACGTCTGGTCGTATTCGCAAAGGTCCGGCACCATTGAACCTCGCAGTTCCGCCGTACGCCTTCCTCGACGACGAAAACGTCAAAATTGGTTAA
- a CDS encoding cytochrome b, with translation MSSPEWNNPVVKWVDSRLPVFSMMHHSTAGYPTPRNLSYWWNFGSLALTVLIVMVLTGIFLVMNYTPHVDMAFDSVERIMRDVNYGWLIRYVHMNGASMFFIVVYIHIFRGIYYGSYKGPREILWIIGVVIMLLMMGTAFMGYVLPWGQMSLWGATVITNLFSAFPIVGDFIVTLLWGGFSVDNPTLNRFFSLHYLLPFVLFGVVGLHLWALHQVKSNNPLGVEMKAPEDSIPFHPYYTIKDLFGMSAFFMFFMFFVFWAPNYMGHPDNYIPANPMVTPAHIVPEWYFLPYYAILRAITFDIFFIPAKLGGVLAMFASILVWMALPWLDRSKVKSAKFRPVYKWFFWVLFADFIFLGWLGQMPAEQPYVIMAQLATVYYFAHFLVVLPLMAKLEKSVVLPQSIASAVLKKDA, from the coding sequence ATGAGTTCTCCTGAATGGAATAATCCAGTGGTGAAATGGGTCGACTCGCGTTTGCCAGTCTTCTCTATGATGCATCACTCCACTGCCGGCTATCCAACGCCGCGCAACTTGAGCTACTGGTGGAACTTCGGTTCTCTGGCTCTTACAGTTTTAATCGTGATGGTTCTTACCGGTATCTTCCTGGTGATGAACTATACACCGCACGTAGACATGGCGTTTGACTCTGTTGAGCGTATCATGCGTGACGTAAACTACGGTTGGTTGATCCGCTATGTTCATATGAACGGCGCATCAATGTTCTTCATCGTTGTTTATATCCACATCTTCCGCGGTATCTATTACGGTTCTTATAAAGGCCCACGCGAAATCCTTTGGATTATCGGTGTTGTCATCATGCTTCTTATGATGGGTACAGCCTTTATGGGTTACGTACTGCCATGGGGTCAGATGTCTCTATGGGGCGCAACTGTTATTACCAACCTATTCTCGGCATTCCCGATTGTTGGTGATTTCATCGTAACGCTACTTTGGGGTGGCTTCTCTGTTGATAACCCAACATTGAACCGTTTCTTCTCTTTGCACTATCTGTTGCCGTTCGTTCTGTTTGGTGTAGTTGGTCTACACTTATGGGCATTGCACCAGGTTAAATCCAACAACCCACTGGGTGTTGAGATGAAAGCACCGGAAGACAGCATCCCGTTCCACCCATATTACACAATTAAAGATCTGTTCGGCATGAGTGCATTCTTTATGTTCTTCATGTTCTTTGTGTTCTGGGCACCGAACTACATGGGTCACCCGGATAACTATATTCCGGCTAACCCAATGGTAACGCCTGCTCATATCGTTCCTGAATGGTACTTCTTGCCATACTATGCGATCTTGCGTGCGATCACTTTTGATATCTTCTTCATCCCAGCTAAGCTTGGTGGTGTATTGGCGATGTTTGCTTCTATCCTTGTTTGGATGGCGCTACCATGGCTTGATCGTTCTAAAGTGAAATCTGCCAAGTTCCGTCCTGTTTACAAATGGTTCTTCTGGGTTCTGTTCGCTGACTTTATCTTCTTAGGTTGGTTGGGTCAGATGCCTGCTGAACAGCCTTATGTGATCATGGCTCAGCTTGCGACAGTTTATTACTTTGCACACTTCCTCGTGGTTCTGCCTTTGATGGCGAAGCTTGAGAAGTCGGTTGTGTTACCGCAAAGTATTGCTAGTGCCGTTTTGAAGAAGGATGCATAA